A genomic stretch from Pseudomonas sp. MUP55 includes:
- the lpxK gene encoding tetraacyldisaccharide 4'-kinase, with amino-acid sequence MAMSDRLLKAWYEGHPALLLLRPLESLYRRVVQRKRARFLAGEGAIYQSPVPVVVVGNITVGGTGKTPMILWMIEHCRRRGLRVGVVSRGYGAKPPQLPWRVEANHSAEVAGDEPLLIVQRGGVPLMIDPDRSRAVQALLASETLDLILSDDGLQHYRLARDLELVLIDAARGLGNRRCLPAGPLREPVERLQSIDALLYNGAASDREDGFAFRLQPSALVNLHSGERQPVSYFAPGQPVHAVAGIGNPQRFFNTLETLHWQPIPHAFADHAPYSAEVLSFTPPLPLVMTEKDAVKCRAFARPDWWYLAVDALPSPAFVAWFDTQLMRLLPNRLLP; translated from the coding sequence ATGGCCATGTCCGATCGCTTGCTCAAGGCCTGGTACGAGGGCCACCCGGCGCTCCTGCTGTTACGGCCGTTGGAGTCTTTGTATCGCCGGGTGGTGCAGCGCAAACGTGCGCGCTTCCTGGCGGGTGAGGGCGCTATCTACCAGTCACCGGTGCCCGTTGTGGTGGTGGGCAATATCACGGTAGGAGGCACTGGCAAGACGCCGATGATCCTCTGGATGATCGAGCACTGTCGGCGCAGAGGGTTGCGCGTAGGCGTGGTCAGCCGTGGGTATGGCGCCAAGCCACCACAGTTGCCATGGCGGGTCGAGGCCAACCACAGTGCCGAAGTGGCCGGTGACGAGCCTTTGCTGATCGTGCAGCGCGGCGGTGTGCCGTTGATGATCGACCCGGATCGCAGCCGAGCGGTGCAAGCGCTGTTGGCCAGCGAAACCCTGGACCTGATCCTTTCCGACGACGGCCTGCAACACTACCGACTGGCCCGCGATCTGGAACTGGTATTGATCGATGCCGCCCGTGGCCTGGGCAATCGCCGTTGCTTGCCGGCAGGGCCCTTGCGTGAGCCGGTGGAGCGCCTGCAGAGTATCGATGCGCTGCTCTACAACGGTGCCGCCTCGGACCGGGAAGACGGCTTTGCTTTTCGCCTGCAGCCTTCGGCACTGGTCAACCTGCACAGCGGCGAGCGGCAGCCGGTCAGCTACTTTGCGCCAGGCCAACCGGTGCACGCGGTGGCCGGTATCGGCAATCCGCAACGTTTCTTCAATACCCTTGAAACGCTACACTGGCAGCCGATTCCCCATGCATTTGCCGACCACGCGCCCTACAGTGCCGAGGTGTTGAGTTTCACACCGCCATTGCCGCTGGTCATGACCGAAAAAGACGCGGTGAAGTGCCGCGCCTTCGCCCGGCCCGACTGGTGGTACCTTGCGGTGGATGCGCTACCGTCGCCAGCCTTTGTCGCCTGGTTCGACACGCAGCTGATGCGCCTGCTGCCCAACCGTCTTTTGCCTTGA
- a CDS encoding biopolymer transporter ExbD — protein MKFRRKQRENVDINLASLIDVVFILLLFFVVTTTFTRETQLRVDLPEAVSGSPAEDQQVKQLDIAISADGVFSVNNQLLEKNDLASLMEALQKESGGDTSMPLSISADGKTQHQAVITAMDAAGKLGFSHLRMTTVEAASPP, from the coding sequence GTGAAATTTCGCCGCAAGCAACGGGAAAACGTCGATATCAACCTCGCGTCGCTGATTGACGTGGTGTTTATCCTGCTGCTGTTCTTTGTCGTCACTACCACCTTCACCCGGGAAACCCAGCTGCGCGTCGACCTGCCCGAAGCCGTGAGCGGCTCGCCTGCCGAAGACCAGCAGGTCAAGCAATTGGACATCGCCATCAGCGCCGATGGGGTGTTCTCGGTGAATAACCAGTTGCTGGAGAAAAACGACCTGGCCAGCCTGATGGAGGCCTTGCAGAAGGAGTCCGGCGGCGACACCAGCATGCCACTGTCGATCAGTGCCGACGGCAAGACCCAGCATCAGGCTGTGATCACCGCGATGGACGCTGCCGGCAAGCTCGGTTTCAGCCATCTGCGCATGACCACTGTCGAGGCGGCGAGCCCACCCTGA
- a CDS encoding MotA/TolQ/ExbB proton channel family protein — MWELVKSGGWMMLPIIMSSIAALGIVAERLWTLRASRVTPEHLLGQVWGWIKNKQLDKQKLKELRANSPLGEILAAGLANSKHGREIMKECIEEAAARVIHELERYINALGTIAAMAPLLGLLGTVLGMIDIFSSFMGSGMTTNAAVLAGGISKALITTAAGLMVGIPSVFFHRFLQRRIDELVVGMEQEAIKLVEVVQGDRDVDLVEGKA, encoded by the coding sequence GTGTGGGAATTGGTCAAATCCGGCGGCTGGATGATGTTGCCGATCATCATGAGTTCCATTGCCGCACTCGGCATCGTCGCCGAACGCCTGTGGACCCTGCGCGCCAGTCGCGTCACCCCCGAGCACTTGCTGGGGCAAGTGTGGGGCTGGATCAAGAACAAGCAGCTCGACAAGCAAAAGCTCAAGGAGCTGCGCGCCAATTCGCCGCTGGGTGAAATCCTCGCCGCGGGCCTGGCCAACTCCAAGCATGGTCGCGAGATCATGAAAGAGTGCATCGAGGAAGCCGCCGCGCGGGTGATCCATGAACTGGAGCGCTACATCAACGCCCTCGGCACCATTGCCGCGATGGCGCCGCTGCTCGGTTTGCTGGGCACGGTGCTGGGCATGATCGACATCTTCAGCTCGTTCATGGGCTCGGGCATGACCACCAACGCCGCCGTGCTCGCCGGTGGTATTTCCAAGGCATTGATCACCACCGCTGCGGGCCTGATGGTGGGTATCCCTTCAGTGTTCTTCCACCGTTTCCTGCAACGGCGCATCGATGAACTGGTGGTCGGCATGGAACAGGAAGCCATCAAGCTGGTGGAAGTGGTGCAGGGCGACCGTGATGTGGACCTGGTCGAGGGCAAAGCGTGA